ttttctcatttttgttcACGATATTTTGTAAAACATATTATAGGGGCCCTATAATtggtttatttaattaaaacatacaTTAAAACGGATGTACCGTATGGCAACCGATAGGTTGAATTTCACTGGTTGGCCTACAATACATACACATTCTTTCAaagtaaaggaacacgttgccttggatcggtcgagtttgaaaagcgtttgcaaccgtttgttataaaatgcatatgattagaaagatatttaaaaagtagaatatactgatccacacaacacaagtatcactcaaaattgcgtggttttcgttttacctcgtcgactaacactgtcggccattaattatgggagtcaaatttttgactcccgtaaatcatggccgaccgtgttagttcgcaaagtataatgaaaaccacgcaattgcgaggcatatttgtgttgatcgttgtattctactaaaacatctttccaaccatttgcattttataacaaacggtttcaaacgctttttatagaccaactcttccaatccatggcaacgtgttcctttatactaataatagttatagaagaacaaaaaataggggggggggaactGTTATCTCCATTCCTGGAGGACCTTTGAAGTCAGGTGTCCCTTTAAaagagtgactaccaaacgtgtataccttccctttaaacgtCATAAGTTGAAACAATATTGACGTCCCCCCTTGAAGGTGTGTAAAACACTTGATGTTGACATTTGCAACCAACCCGACCTTGCTATGACCTTGCAGGTTGCACGTCCACCTCGGGCACTTATGAATACAATGCACGCAAGCCGTTATCATGGACCATGAGTAAAGGTAATTCTCAACTATACACACGGGGTTTGGTTGAAGAGTACGTCTGCAACAACCGTTACGAATGCCCTTGATCGTTTCCCCGACGAGTTGGAAGTGCGTTCAGACGGTTCTACACGGGTCGTTGGCGTTTCTCTGTGTTCTTTTTAACTCTATGGTTTTAGACACTCTCCGGGAACGGATTCGGTTCACACTTGTATGACATTGTCGCCTGTTTCTTTCTTAGACCAAGATGAATTTTTCTGCCAGCAGTGATTACTGTGGTGACGCCCGGATTAGTCAACATACAGTCATAACGCACAACAAGAAGAAGCTGACATTTTCACCCGAGGATACCGTGCTAGACGCCGGATGTGGTACCGGTGAAGATACCAAATTAACGGCGCTCAAAGTCGGCAAAGTCACAGGTCAGTTACGGCATGGAGGTTACGGGTACTTTTGTATGGCAAACACTACAAACGTCTACAGATTTAACctcacacagtttaaagatatcgatggtagaaagcttcccgtaAAAtaatacttactgaggtgctgtagtagtttttgagaattggtgaaacaatttcacgaaaataACTCGCctgatgaagctgaaactttttCTGGAATATTGTAAACAATACATCTTCATTTACAATAGGGACATGTCATTATTAAAAACTTGACCTTCTAAAAGGTATCAAACTCTTTTATGAGCGTACCGTCTACTAGACCAGGtatagacttggttccaagccTGTGATCGTGGCTTCAGTCGTCATCCTCAGTCGATACATTATTGgtttgaacagcgccctcttgtaatAAATATCCGTCATTAGTCTACTGTCTGAGACTGCGAGATTATAGATCGTGTGATTGCAAACTGCGCCAGAATTCTGCGTGGCGagaaataaccgcagtctcagacttgtaATCAAGTCTAGACCAGGCGTTATGTTTATACCAGATGATCAAGCTTACAATActattgttctttttttatacAGGAATTGATCCGTCCAAAGAAATGTTGGACTTTGCTATGAAAAATAATTCCTCCTCCAACATTACATATCTGCTGGAAGACGCACAGACTGTCGGTGACAATCCTGATCTGCGCGGGAAGTttgacaaagttgtttgttttcatgttcTCCATTGGGTTCCTGACGTCATCAAGGCACTTAGGAGCATTTGTGACTGCCTGACACCGGGAGGGGAAGCTCTAATCATCATGGACAACCAGTATGACAACTTCGTACCATTTGAGGCGGATCGGTTCTTGGAAGATCATATCAAATGGGGTCAATACACAAAGGTATCATGTTTATTTTgtggtatgttttttttaacgtgTTTGACTAATAATTAATGGCAACCTGTTACATCAGTATTTTGTAATACGTACTAAGTTGGGTAGATGGCCTAAGCTTTTGATCCAAACAGGACCTTCTTTAGAGTACGAATATATTGTCAATTAATGCTCACATCTTTACGGTTAACTTGGTTTTTGGCATCAGAAACATATGGAGAAAATTGAGCCTTCGATGATACCAGCCACAAGTATTTCAGGTGAATGATATTTCCCTCACAGCTTCACAGTtgctgaaaaaaatattttaaataacaaGCAATTTTTCCAAAACTTTCAAAATTTCTTGCTTGTTGCGCTATAAAAAATTCTTCTGATTGACTGATCATTGATGGCACCTGCCTTATCATTATAgtgtattgttatttatttactttaagTATGAaactcatttttttcttttgtgataAAAAAAGCAAGAGAATACTTCAATGGTTTGTACGATTTGTCTTTTAGGGCTGTAAAACTGCGATTCGATTGTGGAATAAATCTATACCAGCCACTGAGGATGTACTCCGATCGTGTGGTTATGCAAATGCCCATTGTGAGGTTCAGGAACACGTCATAGACCTATCTGAGAAGCAAATGAAATGTAAGTCGTAACTTCTTGACTTCGAAACCTTCATTTTACTTTCAGAAGTGTTATAGCGGccaagagcaccaaattcaaactgtaaggtgctatataaatggGTCTccgaattcataacttcaataacctatctttcggTATAAATTTATATTCTAATAAAGCGCATTTTAGTACTTTGTGTGTAGGTACGTGTGCTATATCGGACTTCGATATTAGTTTTTAGAGTTGCTTTACCTTTTTGCTGCTGCAAGCCTATTTCAATTGATATGTGTTTCTTTCGACAGTGTTTTTCAAGACGATAATGAAGCAACTTTCCAAGATTCCCGAGAATGAACGAGAGGAATGTCTAGAAGACTTGTGGGTCTGGGTGCAGACTCTCTTCCAACCATCACTCGGGGGCCAGACTGGAAGTATCGCAGTCCCAAAGTGGTTCATGGTTATGCATGCAAAGAAATGAACACAGAGGATTGAAATAGTCCAGCCTACCGTGATGGCCGACGAAAGGTGTTTGATATCTATCAACCAATTCCATGGccaggcccttttcgaatccaagtctttttctttggattcggcttcaggctttcgctcggccccagcggccagtctatccaggaccgctgggatgggctaatcgctgcacagattcttgttcaggaagtacgtcatgcgtacagtgcatagaaatatggtgcagtgtgagtgtgatgcatgatgggactgcgcattattaaaccaatgacagtggatgatacgtttgcccatcccatccagcgcctttggttgaagcaaggcgctggggacgagcaaACTTCAGGCTCCGTTGTCTCGTCTGAAGTCACAGCTGAGCGCCGCGTACGCAAAGAACTCGCAATTTGTCCAAACAACCGCGGGCAGCGGGGCCAacctagcctgagccgaatctggagccgaaacCGTGGTTTGGAAAAGGGCTCATTCAAGTTATTGTAGCTGTACATTTCAACTCGATTGATGCGCTGACGGTATGTAATTTAAgcaagcaacgtgttcctttaaaaggaacacgttgccttggatctgtcgagttggtctttgaaaagcgtttgaagtcgtttgttatgaaatgcaaaatgttagatagataatttaaaagtagaataaacacaaatatgcctcatacgtcgcgaagaaacacggtcggccattttttggagtcaaaatttttactccataaaatggcaaaccgtgttagttcgcgacgtaaaaggaggccgtgcaatttcgagtgatacttgtgtggatcattataatctacttttaaaagatctttctaaccataatgcatttcataacaaacggtttcaaacgcttttcaaagaccaactcgtccgatccaaggcaacgtgttcctttaagtctttTTTAAAAACGGTGGTCACTCGTGGAACTGCACTGCTTGATTTTGGTGAAATAGtcagatttacccaaacctaggCCTAGTGTCGACCGCCGCCGTACCTCATAATGGTTTATGGACACCGATTCGTACACTTTTATTTATGTAATCATGACATGGTCGTGTTTCGTTCAATTAAAGTAGGGCCTATCTGCAGACCAAGAAGGatgtgttttagttttattccTGTCTGTCTATGTCAGTTAAAACTACGGCCGCATTCATGAAAACAACAGTCACCGTGAAGTCGAGTTGTTCTGTGGACGCAATTACACCGGTACTGCATAGCCTTTACCTGTGTTCTGTGCTCTGCTTACTATACCGCCACATTTCTGCGTagaataatttaaaagtagaatataaatgatccacacaaatgtaatgggagctgttgatatgacaaaacattgtgagaaacggctccctctgaagtaacgtagttttcgagaaagaagtaattttcaacgaattttgattttgagatctcagatttagagattgaggtcttgaaatcaagcacctagcaacaggtttgttattttatgcatatgttgagatacactaagtgagaagactgttccttgacagttaccaatagtgtccagtgtctttaaaaaaggaGTGAGCCCTTAAGAAAATGCAAACTTTTGTCCGGATAGGTGACAAGGTTTAATGAACTAAAATCTGAAGATTTCATGTGGCGCCTATAGGAGATCAATCACCCAATATAGcccgaacatctgacgtcacacttcgaggctcgtgagtaACGCCAGAGAGTGACCTTAGCCTTTGGGTCAATGCCTGTCCAtgataatcacctttcacctacattcatttcacatggagaaACGCAGTCAAATCCAACATAAGTACATAACAACATTACATGCAGGTAGGCCTGCATtatattagtcaaaacaaaattatttagtcATTAGACATGATTTTGAAGTAAGTCATAATCATGTTTCATGTGTCTAAttagtgtttgtttttactATGTAAGAGTATACTTAACTTAGTGCACactgcatgcagacgaccgaaagtaacCTTTCTAAGTTAAAATCTGCATTTTTATATGTGTGCACAAAATCATTGCAAAGTATGACCTTGGCatacagagggcgctatataagtttaACTAAtgaaatagaccttttcgcaaatacaaatgcgcaagcgcagactgttgaatgaggtgcattgtgggatagatatggatcaaatttggataccagctagaccacaatgcacctaattccaagctttacgcgtgCGCCCCAGTAttattgcgaaaaggtctatggttcAACAACAGCACAAGAAGTATCAGTTCAATTACAGTTCACCACAACTTCAAGTTGAATTTACTCCAACATTAtaagggaggtttagctgcactttccgcgagcaaatacgtgaacgtaAACGTCAAAAAATAGGGTTGTTTCTGGGTGACGtcgccactttgggcttattatGCTCACGTATTGCTGACTTTGTCATGGGGGTCAAATCGCGAGTTTTAGCGAGGTATTGGTCTAGACCCAGAGCTGGTGTGTGGCATCCATGGTGGTGGTGTGTGTTTTGGCATTTCCACCTCAGTAGGCCGAATTTGCACTCGGTTTCGACGATACATGCCATTGTTTTGTCCTTCAATCATATAGGTGCGATCACCCAAACTTCAACAACTTTGCCAAGGATCCAGCGGTCATGTTCCTTAAGCTCAAAGTAAACTGTTTGGCCGGGATGTAGTTGCGGTAGATCATGAGCTCTCCGATCGTGGTATTGGCTTGCTTCACAGCGTTTCTGCGTTTTGCTTTTCGTCTCACAACTTCCGGTTCACGGTAATCCTTCTGAAAACGTGGAAGCATGGTACGGGGTTTATAGCCAAAAATCATCTCAGCTGGGCTCTTGCCAGTATCTTTACGGGGGGTATTGCGCTGTTCCAACAATGCGATGTTTGGATCAGTCCCATC
The sequence above is drawn from the Asterias rubens chromosome 9, eAstRub1.3, whole genome shotgun sequence genome and encodes:
- the LOC117294402 gene encoding juvenile hormone acid O-methyltransferase-like, with the protein product MNFSASSDYCGDARISQHTVITHNKKKLTFSPEDTVLDAGCGTGEDTKLTALKVGKVTGIDPSKEMLDFAMKNNSSSNITYLLEDAQTVGDNPDLRGKFDKVVCFHVLHWVPDVIKALRSICDCLTPGGEALIIMDNQYDNFVPFEADRFLEDHIKWGQYTKGCKTAIRLWNKSIPATEDVLRSCGYANAHCEVQEHVIDLSEKQMKLFFKTIMKQLSKIPENEREECLEDLWVWVQTLFQPSLGGQTGSIAVPKWFMVMHAKK